The genomic segment AGTTTTTATCCCTGCGAGAAAGACTTAGGCAGTCTCTTACTACTGGCACCTTAATAGTGGGATATTTCCCGTTGGAACAGTTAAGAGCAATACTTGAGATTGTTCCACGGGCAATCCTGGTGGATAATACTGGAGATCCTGGTCTGGATTATCCTTATGAATCAGTAGGTTTCGACAATGTTGAGGCAGCGCGGCTTGCAATCCGTCATTTACTGTCCACAGGACGTAAGCAGATTGTACTTATCAAGGGTTTTTCGAATCATTACTTTTCTCGTGAAATTGAGCAAGGATACAGAGAAATACTCAGACAATCCAGCATTGCAGTTGATGAGAGTCTTATTTTAGAGACTGATTTTACCACACAAGCTGCATA from the bacterium genome contains:
- a CDS encoding LacI family transcriptional regulator, with protein sequence MMKKKQKNNSKSIASIAEECGVSVMTVSRALRENSPVKKSTRDRILQAAEKIGYHRNVKSGRPRDIKQAVRPAVDIVFGTFGRIQPLFYSKLLTSIEEELAKHGHDCLIRTYNGEYTQFLSLRERLRQSLTTGTLIVGYFPLEQLRAILEIVPRAILVDNTGDPGLDYPYESVGFDNVEAARLAIRHLLSTGRKQIVLIKGFSNHYFSREIEQGYREILRQSSIAVDESLILETDFTTQAA